The DNA window tgaggtaggatagttgcttgaacccagaaggcagagattacagtgagtggagatcatgccactacactccagcctgggtgacagagtgagaatctgtctcaaaaaaaaaaaaaaaaaaaaaaattggctgggtgtggtggtgcacacttgtagttccagctacttgggaggctgaggcaggagaattgctcgagcccaggagttggaggttgcagtgagccaagatcctgccattgcattccagcctgggctatgcagtgagactctgtctcaaaaaaaaaaaaaaaaaaaaaaaaaaaaattagaaatctcgggtttaattattttttacattttatcacCTGTGAAATACAAAAGTCTGGGAACCACTGAATAGTCAAATCTCTCCTTTTATGGTAGAAACAGTTAAGGCTCAGTGGTAGGGAAATAAGTGGTCCAAGATAAAACACCAGTTTGGTCAGACACTACCGATGGTGGCTATGTGTAGGACATTCCTTCAACTGTCCCTTTtctgattttgctttttctttaagcATGTTCTACTCCACATCAGCACCCTCCAGGCAAACCAGATCCTGTCCAGAGAAGACTTTTTTAATCGTCTAGATCCTAGCCTATTCTCCCAAAGCACCCCAAAATTATTGGTGTCTGCCACTATTTCTCCATCCCATCACTACTTTCTCCACATCAATACCATACCCTTAGCCCCACCCATTGCCTACTTCTGAGCTTTCTCTTTTACTTCAAAAATTGTTCTTTGGAGGAATTACTTGGACGCTGATACTGTTTCAAAGCaacaattattaattttattatacatttaattatCTATTGTAATGTTTGTGGATGTTTCTGCGTCTCCACCTAGATTATGAACACCTAAAGAGCAACAGTTGTGTTTTGTCTTCCTTCTAGTACCTAGTACACTCCCACTGTCTCAGGTACTCAAATATACATAgaataatgaataaatggatgccTTGTTTGCAGAGTGAGTGCTTCAATAAATATAGAGTTTTCTTTATTGTGGTCCTCTGTTTACAAATGACAGACAGGAACCAGGGGACTGGGTCCAGATGGGAGTAAGGAGGAagccaagaaaataatttattcttggGGCTCTGGTCAGTTTTAGTTGTAaatgggaagggaagaaaataacaTGAAGTTGAGGCAtaggaagaagaaatgaagaattcCTGAGTAAGGATAGGAGTCTTGGAATGACTCCATGGTGCACCCGCACCCTGTTTCATCCCAGTCGGCATCCTGTCAGCCAGTAGGAGAGTGGCCGGCCTGAACAGTGCAACCTCCATTCTACCCTGTGGAGAAAAAAGACATGGTTCTTGCCTCACGCTCAGTAACTCCTCCACACACACGACCCAGTTCTTGGTGAGTCTCGCATGTGGAGCAATGACCAGAATCTCCTTCATTGTTATCCTTCTGGTCTGTCCTCCACTGTCCCCTCTGACGAATCCTGTAAAACTCTCTCATCTCTGGTGTTTGCCTGCTTCCCTGGATCaacatttccacattttaaaatcctcCTGTCTCCCTGAAGGGGTGAGTACTGTTTTACAGGGCTGAGAGTtacttattacaaaaaaaaaaaaaaaaaaaaaaaagtcccaggtGCAACCATTGTTTCTCCCTCCAGAGAGGGTCTGCATAATCATTGCTATCAGTTCTTTTCTGTGGTGTTTTGAGTATGCAAGGGATTTGACTCCTTCCACAGTCGCCTATAGAGGCGGCCATTTGTGTTACTTATATATTTAGTTTGAAGCTCAGAAAAGGTGAGTATCTGAATGTCCACCGTTGGTGAGCTCACAGCTTTGTGGGTGTCTGCCTAGCTGATGAGCgccacatttttgttgttgttgttgtcgtttttgttttttttttgagacggattcttgctctgtcgcccaggctggagcgcagtggtgtgatctcggctcactacaacctctggctcccgggttcaagcgattctcctacctcagcctcccaagtagcttgccTTAAGGAGCATGGACACGAAGCAAGGGAAGGGTCCCCAGAGAGATCCCGGCCCACAGGGTGAGTGCCTCATCCCCATATAACATAAAAAGCAGCCTgggacaggcgcccaccaccacgcctggctaatttttgtatcttttagtagagacaagttttcaccatattggccaggctggtctcgaactcttgactttctgatccacccacctcagcctcccaaagtgctaggattacaggagtgagccacctcgcccggccaccacattttttttttttttttaaacaagaatctcactatgctgcccaggctggagtgcagtggtgtgatcttggctcactgcagcctcaacctctcaggttccagcgattcttctgcctcagcctcccgagtagctgggattacaggtacacgccaccatgaccagctaattttttgtatttttaatagagacggggtttcaccatgttggccaggctggtctcaaactcctgacctcaagtaatccacctgcgtcagcttcccaaagtgttgagattacaggcgtgagccaccacgcccggtcagcatttttaaattaaaaaaaaaaaaaaaaaaaggtcaattaTGGCCACAGGGCCCCCGCAGAGCCGTAATTGTATTGCTTAACTCCTCCCATCCCTACAGTTGATTGGACCAAGAGGGCACAAGTGGTGCAAGTGGAACCAATCAGATTCTCTATCCCAGGAAATTGGACTGGGGCTGAGCCTAGCCAGTCCCTATGGTTGCTTAGAACTTCAGCTCATTAACTTTGCAGCACCCTTTGTCCTTTAGACTGTGGAGGAGAGAAAGTCTGCAGAGAGAGTTGTGAAGCAAATGCACCAAGAGAAGCTGAAACCTGCCATGGAAAGCTTGCTGACAATTTCCAGCCCTGGTTCCATGGTCTTTCTGGGGCCCAGCTGCAGCCCTTGAGTGGGCTCAGTGAGACATCTGGTCCTCTCAGAATAGATTTTCCCCAGCTAGCTCAAGTTGTTTTCTGTTACTGCAACCAGAAGAGTTTTGTTCAATACAATATCATGGAAGAACCAGATCCCAGGTCTTCTAACTCAGAGTTCCAAGCCCATCGCTATTCCACATCTTTCTAGACACTGCAAGGCCGTGCCCGTGAGTCCTTGTCTATCGCCCTTTTCTCTGTCACGCCCTCCTTTGTGGGGCTCTGCCCGCTGAGTCCCACGGTGTCCTCCTCACCAGTTGTTCATCCCCCGTGCTCCGGACACGATCCTTTTTGCACAGTGGATGCCTGCGAGAAGGTTGGGATTGAGCAGatctgaaaggaaggaagagaaaacctGTGAGGGCACAGAAGACAGTCCCTAAGATGGAGGCAGACACCAGCCCTCCCTAGACAGGCTTATGCCACCTCGAGGTTTCCAGCTGAGGCAAAGGCTCTCTCCCAGGGGCCCATTTAGACATCCCTACAATGGCTGCTAGAGGTTGGAGGTGAAAGGGGGTGTGGGCAGAAGGGGCAAGAGGCCTGAGATTTGGGCCTGTTCACTGCTATTCTTCTTAACCAGAGTAGATGGTGGTTCACTCAAAGTTTGTGGGAGGTTTCTAGGGAGAGGAAATGCCAAAACACCACAGAGGTATGTCCCGCCTAGTGAGCGGGGGTCTTCAGGTGAGGAGCCCAGGGGCATCAGTCAGTGTGCAAAGGCAGCGGTGAGGGGCAGAGTCATGGGCCCTGTCGAGCCTCCTGGATCAGCTCTGAGCTAGGGAGTTTGCACTTGGCCTTTGGTCAGATCGTTAGCTGAAGATGGTACTCCGGAATGGTTAAGAGCCTGCGAGGCCACTGGTCTGGCATTCAATGCTGGTTCTCTTTTTGAGCCTCACTTTGCTGTTTTGTAAAGTGGGGGTCATAAATGGTTTCTACTGCATGAAAGTTGGATGAAATAAGCTaagtatgtaaagtgcttagtgtATAATATTCTCTCAATAAACATTGGCTGCTGCAACTGTTCTACTACTACCAGCTGTATCCAGAGCCTTCCTGCATCCTATTCAGGGACTCTATAGAATCTCCTAACTGGATGGGCATTAGGGACACTACTCCAGCCCTCTGCTCAGTAAAGGGATTCCCTGATTTTTTGAACCGTATCTCTGGGGCCATTCCCAGGCTGTGGGTGGAAAGAGAAGTCTGTGAGCAGAGCCTGGTTTCCACTCTCATCTCTCCCACCCTGGGGCCCTGGCCAGACCTTGACAGTCCACCTGGCAAAGGTTTTCCGAGTGACTCCTATAATCGTTGCACCAGTAGTGGCCGTTGATCTGGAAGAGGCCATAGTCAAAGCTTCCATCTgcgttttcatttatctttgatATGTTGAACTTGCTTTCCACAAAAGCCAGGCACAGCCCTTAgagtagggagaaggtcaggaTTTAGAGGGGACCAAGCTGAGTGAGAAGGGAgatggaggagaaagggaggcaaGGAATCAGACAAAAGGAACAAGGCCTGGGAGGCAAGATAGGACTAGAGGGCTGGAAACCTCCATTGACTTGCCCTCTCATTCTTTGGTCCATCTACCCACTGATAAGTACaaccattcatctgtccatctacTCATGTGTCttgcatttactgagcacctactgtgtgccaggaactgtgcaaAGCCCAGTGACGGACATTTCAGTTGGGTCAAACACAGATGCTGCCTTTAAGGGGCCTatattaaaagcataaaaatatgtacctaaggctgggcacagtggctcacgcctgtaatcccagcactttgggaggctgaggtgggcggatcacgaagtcaggagatcaagaccatcctggctaacatggtgacaccctgtctctactaaaaatataaaaaattagctgggtgtggtggtgggcacctgtagtcccagctgctagggaggctaagccaggagaacagtgtgaacccaggaggcggagcttgcagtgagccgagattgtgccgctgcactccagcctgggtgacagagtgagactccgtctcaaaaaaaaaaaaaaaaaaagtacctaaaaaacccacaaaacaagATAAAAGGACAAGTGTTGCAAGACAGGTGCACACAAATCCTAGGCAAAAGGGAGATATCCCTTCCATGCAGGAGGATAAAGCGTTTGTACTAGCCGTCCCCTCTGCCTGGAGTGTTCTTCCCCCAGACATTTGGGTGACCAGGTCCTTCACTTAATTCGGTGCTGctcaatgtcacctcctcagagaggccttccctgacttccCCATCTAAACAGTGTCACCATCGCTCCCCCTGCTTTATtcttcttcatagcattgatcaCCACCAGGCAGTACTTTATGAGTGTGTTTGTTGCTGCTCTCTTCCCCTAGGATGTGAACACTACAAGGGAAGGGAATTTGTTTATCTCTACATCCCCAGCATCTAAAACAGTTCTTCGTACGTAATAAGTGCTCGGATAATAACTTGGATGAATACGGCGTGTtggaaaaggctttttgaagggggCTGCTTTTTGAACTTGGCTTTGAAAGAtgaacaggagagaaagaagctgGCCAGGTAGGACATGAcggggagagaaggagaaatgacAGGGGAGGGGCCGATGGCACTCACAGTCACTCAGGGAGTAACCCTCAAACCCATCCAAGTCCTCCAGCTGCAGCACCTGGGCCAAGTCACAGCGACTGATGAGGCTGGCCTGATTTAGGGCAAGAAAGCTGCTGACCAAGTAGATGAGTAGCACCTTTGTCATCCTTGGAGGGGAGGAGGTGCAGCTGAGGGCTGACGATTCTTAGGGTCTTGCAGACTTTCTGCTGATCTTCTCTGAGAGCCTGGGGAATCTGGAGAGGGCAGCCAGATTTCCTTACTCACTCACTGCTCCAACCTAGCTGTTTCCtatctcttttctctcatttactattttatagatttttttttatcatggaaAATTAAACAGTTacaaaaggagagagaatagTATCATGAACCTCCATATACCAACTTCTGAGCTTCAACATTAAAAAACCAAGGCCgatctttctttgttgttgtttgttttttagttttttattttttagagatgggggggtctcactatgttgaccaggctggtcttgaactcctggcctcaagtgatcctcccatctcagcctcccaaagtgctaggattataggtgtgagccaccacacctggccaatctcATTTCATCAATAGGTCCTCTTATATGGGCACCCAGCTATGGGTAGTATTTGGGTATTGGGATGGTGAGTGAGGTTGGCAAAGGAGATTACTGAAGACTATCTTCAccgcatatgtgtgtgtgtatctgaggATGTGCTTTTAGAAGGAGGGCCAAGATACTGGGTGCTCATCTCCCCACAACCCCACTCCCTAAGACACATGACACATGATTTTTCCCAGGGGCCATACCCTGCCTGGTACAATTCTTGGTGGGCTGGCTGTAGACATAACCTTCACTttcacattgtgtgtgtgtgtgtgtgtgtgtgtgtaacagcaAGGGCCCTAGATTCACACTGCCTGCTTTCAAATCTTGGGCTGTTATGTGATTTTGGGCAACATACtcaacctttctgggcctcatttgtaaaatgaagatatgcTAATACCTACCTAAAAGGGTTGttttgatgattaaatgaaataatgcccaGATCTTGGTTCACATTCCACACAAAAGGGAACCGGGACTCCAGGAAATATGGCTgattcccaggctggagcaggaaAGGGTTATGAGATGTCTGGATTATCTTGCTGTaccaggaatttaaaaagtgctaAAAATATGGATTGGGGCATGTCAAATTGACACAAGAGCTAGCTCAAAGGGGCACCGATTGGCCAGATCTGGAACGATATGTTTTGGTAACAgcattattgagatataattcacgtaTCAAACAATTAATTCagttaaagtgtacaattcagtggttttcagtatatttGCAGAGTTGTACAACTACTATCTCActtgattttagaatattttcatcaatcCAAAACAAAACCCCGTACCCATTTAGCAGTCACTGCCCAtccccctcctcccaacctctggcaaccactaatctactctctgtctctatggatttgcctcttctggacatttcatacacaTGGAGTTACATAAAATATGGcattttgtatctggcttctttcacttagcataatgttttcaaggttcattcaggTTGGAGCACATAATgatacttcattcctttctatggttgaataatattccattgtatgaatagacCATACTTTGTctatccattcattagttgatggacatttgggttgtttctggttttggctatcatgaataatgctgctatgaacattcacatactagtttttgtgtggatatacatttttatttctttggagtaGAGTTGCTGGGTCATGGGGTAACCCTAGGCTTAAGCTTATCAGACCTACCagatttccaaagtggctgcaccattttgcattcccatcaacagtgtataaagattccaatttctctacatcctcacccaCACCTATTATCTGTCTACAAAAGGTTTCCTCATGGATATGAACTGGTATCACCCTGTTGTTTTAATTTCCGTTTCCCAGATGGCTACAGATGTtgatcatctctttttttttttttttttttttttgagacggagtcttgctcagttgcccaggctggagtgtggtggcgcgatctctgctcactgcaagctctgcctcccaggttcacaccattctcctgcctcagcctcccaagtagctgggactacaggcgcccaccaccatgcctggctaatttttttgtattttcagtagagacggggtttcaccgtgttagccaggatggtctcgatctcctgacctcgtgatctgcccgtctcggcctcccaaagtgctgggattacaagcgtgagccaccacgcccagccgaacatctttttatgtgcttatcgGCCATTGTAtatctttgggaaaatgtctgtTCAGAACCTCTGCCCAGTTTCAAattgagttgtctttttattactgagtgggaagagttctttatatattctggatactagatcaGCATCAGATATATGGcagatattttttcccattctgtgggttgcctttcactttcttggtGGTATTCTTTGAAGCCccaaagttcttaattttgaagATGTGCAatgtatctatttttccttttgttgcctgtgcttttggtgtcatatctaagaaatcattgcataATGGTTTCCAACGTAATCTGGGACAATTAGACCATCAAAATAAATGACAGTAACAGATTatacattaatataattaatgtatCCATGAgcccataataataataaattgacaAAAAGATACATAGTGTGGAGCTGAAGCAGAGACCCTCTTCCTGACAATAAAAGGCCAACCGATAAATGTGGAGGAAGTCATGGAGTTGAAAAATAATCACCATTTTGCAACCATCATAGATTGGTTTGAGAAAGAATCATTATTGCATGCTAAATCTGAGGTTGTGGAAAGACTGCTGAATAACTGGATATATTATCCATGATCTTATAGGGTCTCCCCACAGATTGCTTATTAgttgcacagaaagaaaaaacaaaacagatacagTGGAGGATAACCAGACAGTATTTTGAACTTGCAATCAAAATGAACATCTCTAGTGAGGGACAGAGGGACATTGTGTGCCTCCAGGTGTGATTCCTAAGGACACATCACTTATGCAGTATTCCGTCCAGGGATGCATAGCCTGTGTCTAATCCTGAGGAAACATCGAAGGCAAACTCACTGAAAATCTGTAAGATAACTGGCCTGTATTCTTCAAAATGGCCAATGCCGTGGAAACTGAaagactggccaggcatggtggctcaagcctgtaatccaagcactttggggggctgaggtgagaggattgcttaggccaggagtttgagaccaacctgggaaacagcaagacctcatctctacactACAAAGAAGCAATACTTCCAATAAATCTGAAAACCTGCGACTATTTCTGTCACTGGTTTGGTGTGTTTTTCCCCTTAAACTAGGTATATGTTGGTGAGGGGGCAGAAGCCTGAGTTCTTCCATCCGCCACCTTCCAGTGTCAGGCGGTTTCTGCTTGGACAAGATGGCTATATTGGTGGGCTTGTTTCTTCTCTGGTCTTGTTATAGGAGGCAGAAAGAaattactggccgggcgcggtggctgaagcctgtaatcccagcactttgggaggccgagatgggcggatcacgaggtcaggagatcgagaccatcctggctaacccagtgaaaccccgtatctactaaaaaatacaaaaaactagccgggcgaggtggcgagcgcctatagtcccagctactcgggaggctgaggcaggagaatggcatgaacccgggaggcggagcttgcagtgagctgagatctggccactgcactccagcccgggcgacagagcgagactcagtctcaaaaaaaaaaaaaaaaaaaaaaaaaaggaaattacttagGTAGACAGGGTAAAGTGAATCCCCAGCagaaaactttccttttaacaaaaagcagctcAACGATAGCTCCCTTTCTAACCTCACGCAGCTCAAGGAAATAACTTTTCTTCTAACAACAAGCAGCCTGAAAGAGCAAACAGTAAAACAGATAAGACAGCTCAGGCACAGAAGGATCTGGGAAGTCTCCTGGGTAATCACCAAACTTCACACTTATACAATGGGCACCAGTAAAATAGTGGGTCTTACTAACCACATTCCTTTCTCTTTGGATGCGCTAAGATAGGGAAGCTAAAAGCAGAATCGAGGGGTATGCCTACAGCTGCAAGATGTATGGGAACAGACACAGAAACTCTTCCTCCCAGATAAGCAAGACAGAGACACAGACTAAAAGTTAGCCTATGTGCTCGGGAATGGGGTGAGAGCCTATTAAAAACTCTGCTCTATACAGATAGCACACCTGGTCCCAACTGAACCATCGGGCCCTAGGAGGATAAGACATCCCCTCCTCACAAACGCCTCCTCACTAGCCCATTTAGAAAACCGTGACATTTCCACTACCACCTGGCAACCTGCTCGGGACCTCTGTCTATGACAGctgttctttccttttgcctattaaactcctGCTCCAAACTCactctgtgtgcgtgtgtgtctgcgTCCTTAAACGTGAGACCATGAACCgtggtatttaccccagacaacaaGGCTGCTTCTGTCTCTTGTTCTAAGACTCATTCCACACCAGCCTGAGCTTGGGGCCATTTTTTGCTTCTCCCACCTTCCTACCCCCAGAGCTGacagatttagcaaataattttttttttttttttttttttttttttttgagacggagtctttctctgtcgcccaggctggagtgcagtggccggatctcagctcactgcaagctccgcctcccgggttcacgccattctcctgcctcagcctcccgagtagctgggactacaggcgcccgccacctcgctcagctagttttttttttttttttttttttttttgtattttttagtagagacggtgtttcactgtgttagccaggatggtctcgatctcctgaccttgtgatccgcccatctcggcctcccaaagtgctgggattacaggcttgagccaccgcgcccggccagcgaATAAAATTTACAAGATGCCCTGTTAAATTAGAATTCCAGGCAAACAACAGCCTACTCCACACTGACTCAGGAGGGTCCCTCAGAGATAGACGTCACTGAGCCTCGGGAAGCAGGAAGCTCCATCCCTGCCCATTCAGCCCCTCTCAGGGTCCCCTCAAGGAAGACAGTGGTTCCAGAAGGTATGTTCCCACCCCTTCCACAGCTTACCTCTCTCCCATCCCTCTCTGACTCCAGGTTCCAGCTGGCCCAGGGATTTCTGGGAGGATCTGTAGAAAAAGGCCGTCTACAGTAGGAGCCTCTTCTTCCTCACCATGTATGTTTCAGCCCTGCCCAACTAACAGCTCTCCATGTTCTAAAGAAGGAGGGAGTGCTGGGCCATCCCAGCCTTCTGGAACCCCAGTTCTATGACATCATCCATCTCCTGGAAATACACTGGTTTTAACCAGGCAAATTGGCCAAGCGTCAGGCAGAATTAGCAGCTGGGCCTGGGAGGACAGGTGACATCTGTGAGGAAAATGGCCAGGTGGGACAGGGTGGAGAGCACTggctgtttccttcctttttgggaACAGCACCACCTTTGGGGGAGCTCCTTCCCTCATGGGGTTTTAGTGGGGGCTGCCAGTCCTAGGGCCCTGCCCCCCAACATTCCCCAATAAGCATAGGAATGCTTGTGTGCCAGTCACTGTATTTGTAAACGGAAGCAGTGGACCTGCTCAGCTTCCAATAGAAACCCCGTGTGTGCAGGGCCAGAGGACACAGCCCATCTAAGGCGCTAAGCCTCCATAAAGAGGGAGTGGAATCTGGATGGGATTCCAGCCCCAGGGTACACCCTTTCTGGGACCCAAACacacccttccccttccttcaaTTCTGAGACTCAGTAAATGTCTCTACTTGCAGAACAAGTTAGAGTTAGGTTTCTGTCACTTGTAGCCAAAGAGCCAGTCACAGTCGGCATCGGGTCAACCATCTGTGAAATGGTGACCTGACACCCTGTCCCCTCCCTGTGAAGGCCACAACATCCCAACACCATTAGTCACTGATGAAGTCCAGGAGAAATTTCTACCAACTGTAGCAAAAAAGAGGCAAGGGAGAAAACATTTTGTTACTGACGGCGCACTCTTCCCTCTGAAACAGGGAGGCAGGATCTGACAGAAAAAAAGGACAAGTGgcggctgggtgccgtggctcatgcctgtaatcccagcacattgggaggccgaggcgggcagatcacgaggtcaggagatcgagaccatcctgattaacacggtgaaaccccgtctctactgaaaaaaaaaaaaaaaaaaaaaatacaaaaaattagctgggtgtggtggtggttgcctgtagtcccagctatgtgggaggttgaggtgggagaatggcatgaacccaggagacggagcttgcagtgagcagagatcgctgccactgctctccagcctgggcgacagagcaagactccgtctcaaaaaaaaaaaaaaaagaataaaaggacaaGGGGCTTCTAGGTGGACAGTGTTGGCCTGTGCCCCTCCAGACTTCTCTTCCCAGCAGGGCAGGAGTGCATGGCACCCTGGGGTAGGAGGCCTGCAGGGGCAGAGGGGAGGCTGAACATGCTGGGGGCACCACTGTATGAGAAACCATATGTGGCGAAAAATCTACATGGGCCTCAGATGACCTGAATGAATTCGTCTCTGTGGAGTGAGAGTCCTGGGCAGGAGGAAAGGTTTCCGTAGCCCAGGACCACATACTTGGAAATTTGGACTCTGAAACTTAAGATCTGAGAGAGGATGGTCTTTGTGGCATTCAAAGGGGGTCCAGAGGGACCCTCCACCTCCAGCCCCCTCGCTGTGGCAAACATGAACCCTGAGTAGATTCCCACCCGTTCAAACAACTGGAAAACCCAGGCTGGGGCCCATGAGTCAGGTCAGCTCAGGGCAAGAGGACAGAGGGACACCATAGGCCATCTGTCTCAATATTTGCAAGTTATAAATTAAACTAACAGACTGTTAAAGTATGTCCTATCCTCATCCTCTgacaaatattcctttaaaaggacaaaatttttaaatgtgtatgaagttatgatttgaatttttttttttttttaaagagacagagtctcactctggcgtgatctcagctcactgcaacctttgccacctgggttcaagcaattctgcctcagcctcctgagtaggtgggactacaggtgcatgccaccatgcctggctaattttttttgtattttagtacagacggggtttcaccttgttgcccaggctggtctcaaactcctgagctcaggcaatctgcctgccttggcctcccaaagtgctaggattacaggcgtgagccaccacacccagtcgattatgttatgttatgtatGTTAAAGTATGTCCTATCCTTATGCTCTgacaaatatgcatttaaaaggataaaattttaaaatatgtatgaagCTGTGATTTGTATatgacagaaaattagcaaaatgCCAAAGATCATGaaatttcatgtttattgcaCACGTCTGGGTGCTCTGTTGATGGGCTGACAATGTTGGGATGAGTAATAAAGatatgtgtaatttataaattactgaaactattccatgaaatttatttttcttatctttctttcagCAAAATCAGTAATTATATTATTATCAAGATTTGAAAATACATGTAAGGattaaaacaatcatttaaagtacaaatatcttaatattttcatcaaaattatgtttatgtaaaaaaatttaattttatcaaaaatgttttcccaaaggttagttttcttttcaaatattgaaaagtATCTATTAAACCAAAAGGCAACATACAAATTAGAATTAGTCAAATTTGTATGTCAAAATGATTGAaataaatccattttattttgatttttgaaa is part of the Chlorocebus sabaeus isolate Y175 chromosome 16, mChlSab1.0.hap1, whole genome shotgun sequence genome and encodes:
- the LYZL6 gene encoding lysozyme-like protein 6; this encodes MTKVLLIYLVSSFLALNQASLISRCDLAQVLQLEDLDGFEGYSLSDWLCLAFVESKFNISKINENADGSFDYGLFQINGHYWCNDYRSHSENLCQVDCQDLLNPNLLAGIHCAKRIVSGARGMNNWVEWRLHCSGRPLSYWLTGCRLG